The Engraulis encrasicolus isolate BLACKSEA-1 unplaced genomic scaffold, IST_EnEncr_1.0 scaffold_36_np1212, whole genome shotgun sequence DNA window aaaagaaaatctagagagttaagttaaacagttagacataatgaacctaatacaAATTATGTCAACAGTGGTTTGTATGAACCAATATACCAAAAATATGTGCTGACTATTACAGGAATGGATGTGTTAATTTGAAATATCAGAAAATAAGAGCACGCTGTGCAGTCTGGGAAAACCTTTCCATAATTAAAAATATGCTATGATGTGTATTAGGCATTTATTAACTTGTCCAAGGGTTACTTTTCTTGTAGCTACTGTGCAATGTGATGATTGTCATTCCCTGGGGCCAAACCCAGACAACCAGCAGACAGGGCATCAGGGCAAATGGGAAGAGTAAAGAGACAGTTGGGAACAGGAAGTTTGTCAGCTTACTGAAACAGATCACACAATCAGGTCAACCAGGTGATGCTCAACCACTTGTAGGCAGAATGGCTTTGACTTTACTGATCTGAAAGGCAGCAAGACTGTTCGATGAGAGACCAATAAGATGATCATAACAGTAAATGCATCTGAAATGTCATATGCACTTTAGGTGCTCGAGGAGAAGATCATCACCTTTTTAAAGAATGAGCTGCAGAGATTGAAGCAGATTCTTAGTCCAGACTACGAAGAAAACATTGAGAATAAAGCAGAGGATGAGAGTGATGCCAGGAAAGGAGTTCTCCAGATGGCACTGCACTTCCTCCGTAAGATGGAGCACCAGGATCTTGCTGATGAACTGAATGACAGTAAGAATGATTTTGTCTTTTCTGGCGATTGCATTACAGAGAGGTCAAATTATTtttaacttatttatttatttacgcaTTTACTAAATGtcctcttgtatttttttttctagtTTGAAATACTTTATTCTTTCcgaattttttgtttgttttcacaatagaTGAGATGAATGTAGGCTGTCAGAAGGATTTAAAAAGAAATCTCAAGAACAAGTACCAGAGTGTGTTCGAAGGGATAGCCAAACAGGGAAGTTCTGTTCTGCTGGAAAAAAtctacacagatctctacatcacTGAGGGAGAAAGTGGGAAAGTCAATGAGGAGCATGAGGTCAGGCAGATTGAGTACAGATCCAAGAAACCAACTGGACAGGACagaccaatcaaatgtgctgacaTCTTCAAGCCTTCATCAATTCAGGACAAATCAATCAGAAGAGTTCTCACAAAGGGGGTGGCTGGCATCGGCAAAACTATTTCTGTGCAAAAGTACGTCCTGGACTGGGCTGAGGGAAATGACAACCAAGAGATCAATTTCATCTTCCCACTGTGCTTTCGGGAGCTCAACATCATGAGAGAAAACGAGTACTCTTTAATGGATCTTCTTCATCACTTCTTCCCAGAGCTAAAGGAATTCAAATTTGTCTGCCAGAAAATGTATAAAGTGCTGTTTGtccttgatggtctggatgagtgtcgacTTCAACTTGAATTTCAGGGAAATGAGAGTTTGACTGACATGAGAGCTGTCAAATCATTGGATGTCATCTTGACAAATCTCATCAAGGGTAATCTGTTCCCCTCTGCTCTACTGTGGATAACctctcgaccagcagcagccGGCAGAATCCCTCCTGAGTGTGTTGACCTGGTGACAGAAGTGCAAGGGTTCAATGACTCCCAAAAGGAAGAGTATTTCAGGAAGAGGATCAGTGATGAAAGTTGTGCAAGCAAAATCATTTCACACATTAAATCATCCAGGAGCctccacatcatgtgccacatacctGTGTTCTGCTGGATTGCTGCTATGGTTCTTCAGCTGATTTATtccacaggacacacacaaataccaaagACTTTGACAGAGATGTACACATTTTTCCTCATGTTTCAAACCAGACAGAGAAGCGCCAAATTTGACAATCTGCAAGACCCTGAGCCACAATGGAACCATGAGCTAATCCTCCGTCTTGGAAAGCTGGCCTATGAACAGTTAGAGAAGGGCAATCTGATCTTTTATGAAGAAGACCTCAGAGAATGTGACATTGATGTCAAAGAGGCAACAATATGCTCTGGGATGTGCACCCAGATCTTCAGAGAAGAATCCGGCATCTTTCTAGGAACAGTGttctgctttgtgcatctcagtATCCAGGAGTATCTTGCTGCTCTGTATGCATTTCTGATGATGGCAAATGAAGGTAATGACATAATATCCACACAGCATGCCCATCAAAAAACAGAGTCCATGACCATCTTGCAGAAGAGTGCTGTGGACAAAGCTTTGATCTATGACGATGGACGCTTTGACCTCTTCCTTCGATTCCTTCTTGGACTCTCTCTGGAGTCAAATCAAACTCTCCTGCGTGGTCTGGTGAGTAGAAGACAAGGAGGCTTTGTGGACAAGATCAGGACAGTTTTTGTCCGGGCTGGCAATGATAAAACAATCAGGTACATTAAGAACAAGATCAGGGAGGCCCCTTCCCCAGAAAGGatgatcaacctcttccactgcCTGAATGAACTCAATGACCACTCCTTAGTGGAGCAGATCCAGAGCTACCTTAGTGCAGGAAAACTTTCAAAGGCCAAACTCACACCTGGCCAGTGGTCAGCTCTAGTGTTTGTACTCCTGACATCAGACCAGAATCTGGATGTGTTTGACCTGAAGAAGTTCATCAGGTCTGATGAAGCTCTCCTGAGGCTGACACGAGTAGTGGAGGAATCCCACACAACCCTGTAAGTAAAACATAAatctatcagatgtacttaattagctcactgattcttgagaaagtggctaaaacaggttgtaatcttgaaagaaaaaaactaagtgaattacaaaataatatggtatatcttcgtagacaaaggtcttggcttttcagaaatgcacaaggccaatctccccattttgaattttgttcagaaatcaggtttttctctgatcataccttgttttttgtcaacaccgtcagacacaattaaaagcaataaaaagtgtattgattttgttgcatatgtatctggagtttttaagtgattatgtgtgttttttggttcacacatacgcctttaaatgttgaaaattcactttcattctattttaatactgtttcatgtgttctaatttaaaaatatgtgctgtcagacaatgcttacttaatgcctaaatagaccaaacatttttttgtaatttcacaaatattcatgtaggcttaaatttgctattactttaataattcaacaactccaaaggaaaattttgtaagcacattcatttaaaatgtccaaaactccttcttacggtggtgacttaagaactgacggtggtgacagtaatctgagggtggtgaaagtgacctaattattacctacatttagcaaaataaatagccctctcaagtcaatgacatctagcataaacactttatttttgtgtgtgcacagtatgtttgtgcgtgtgttttttcttcatttgttagatactctaggaagtaggcctagattatattttaagttgttcaaatccaaaatatagaggtgtattatcatagatgaaggtcttggctgtgcagtgaatgtattggccaagctccacattttttgcatttttcataaaatgggctctttcttgtttttgtcaacagcgtcagccagaattagaagtaaaaaaaaatatgttttactatatttaagtgaattacttttcaacataattgtagatacttattggaagcatattcttaaaacttgtcaaaaacatttaaaacacatgcttttttgtgaactacatcagatgtcaccaccgtcagattttgtgacaaaaaaccctccaaatgcacctcagtggagactagagtataagtttgggtcacaattgttactaacatgtctgataatgtttcattaaccagcacaatttactaaaatatggaacaagatgattagcggaacaaaatctgacggtgttgacatctgacggtgtgagacaaaaaaacactctgttgcatattatgcattttttgctcacattagccacttcgttttcgctctgtttcttaaggcgagacacggcaggtgaaatcatcgttttttcaagccctggtcaaatctgagattttgggctagtttgcatccttaacttgttgtctttcacactggtgtgaagaaaacgtctaaaaaacagtattagatagttattttattacatttggtagacttgcgcttgtgatttttagcttgatttgtcgtgttttcctcttgttacgcacagtgtttatttgcaaccgttgggttttatatgccttccgaggtctcgttggaaagcttgagtcttcccgcatatagtcatgtattccaaataaggatatttccgctgtgtcaaccaccaatcattgatttagacaaggcgaaaaatgcaggaagagaaggttgaaacgaaatccgattggccggaatgggagattcggcactgtgattggttctaatcagtcacgtgtcactctcggctgcagtggattattttggagtgaggagtatcCAACGAAGCACTTCGTGTCTCCACTTCTTCAAGACGAATTGAAATTACAAGAGCCCGTGCTTACATGTAACAGAAAGCACGGAgaaacaataaagcaaacgacaatatatgttttaaagtgaattattCGGTACGCTGTCGGCATTCGTTGGGCTC harbors:
- the LOC134443788 gene encoding NACHT, LRR and PYD domains-containing protein 3-like produces the protein MSSPGNQESQLGQELAAHSHSGIEKRPGSPTGSCVSMRSDKSKDEPLRFKGAEPPLDQSGKEKRPGSPTGSCVSMRSDKSKDEPLRFKGAEPPPDLSAIEKRSGSPTGSCVSMRSDQSKDEPLRFKGAETASDQSGIEKKPGSPTGSCVSMRSNQSMDEPLRFKGAGPASDQSHMEQRPGSPTESCVSMRSDQSKDEPLRFKGAGPASDQSGIEKKPGSPTGSCVSMRSDQSKNEPLRFKGAGPASDQSGIEKRPGSPTESCVSMRSDQSKDEPLRFKGPASDQREQERRHKQDSSGQDKQQDLPHIFEVLEEKIITFLKNELQRLKQILSPDYEENIENKAEDESDARKGVLQMALHFLRKMEHQDLADELNDNEMNVGCQKDLKRNLKNKYQSVFEGIAKQGSSVLLEKIYTDLYITEGESGKVNEEHEVRQIEYRSKKPTGQDRPIKCADIFKPSSIQDKSIRRVLTKGVAGIGKTISVQKYVLDWAEGNDNQEINFIFPLCFRELNIMRENEYSLMDLLHHFFPELKEFKFVCQKMYKVLFVLDGLDECRLQLEFQGNESLTDMRAVKSLDVILTNLIKGNLFPSALLWITSRPAAAGRIPPECVDLVTEVQGFNDSQKEEYFRKRISDESCASKIISHIKSSRSLHIMCHIPVFCWIAAMVLQLIYSTGHTQIPKTLTEMYTFFLMFQTRQRSAKFDNLQDPEPQWNHELILRLGKLAYEQLEKGNLIFYEEDLRECDIDVKEATICSGMCTQIFREESGIFLGTVFCFVHLSIQEYLAALYAFLMMANEGNDIISTQHAHQKTESMTILQKSAVDKALIYDDGRFDLFLRFLLGLSLESNQTLLRGLVSRRQGGFVDKIRTVFVRAGNDKTIRYIKNKIREAPSPERMINLFHCLNELNDHSLVEQIQSYLSAGKLSKAKLTPGQWSALVFVLLTSDQNLDVFDLKKFIRSDEALLRLTRVVEESHTTLLDNCGLTSQSCTTLAPILCKESSKLRKLDLRDNRIGDVGVQLLCSGLKNHNCALDTLRLLKSDAADKALVYLTSVLGRNPLLLTELDLSRKISGDSGMKQICALLEDSHCRVETLKLDSCGLTKDSCKTLASMLCKPSSKLRKLDLSCNCIGDIGVKKLCSGLKNPNCALDTLSLSDCGVTGEGYAALTKALKSNPSHLEELDLRGNDPGDSGVELLTSALTNQKCKLRLLSDEAERACEYLTSVLGRHPLLLTELDLGGKITGDSGVKQFCPLLGDSHCRIKKLWLGDCSITAEGCAALVSALSSNPSHLTWLYLEGNNELGDSGVKQISTLLRNPDCKLQKLS